From Micromonospora carbonacea:
GGACCCGCCGCCGGTGGACGATCGCGCCGATCACGACGACGAGGCCGGCCAACAGGTAGAAACCGAGGAAGGTGGGCCCGGGGATGCCCCAGGTGTCACCGGGCGCCGCGAGGACTCTCATGCTGCTGCTCCTGTCGCGCGAGGGGGTCGCGGGCCCATTGTGGGGCAGGCCCGCCACGCGGCCGTCAGCGGCGGCGCACGGCCTCCTCGACCAGGTCGAGCACCGGGCCGAGGTCGCCGGCCGGGCGGCCCATCGCCAGGTGCAGCACCAGGCCGTCGTAGGCGAGTTCGAGGAACCGGGCCAGCACGTCGATGGGTACGTCCTCGCGGAGCACCCCGGCGTCCCGCTGCCGGGCCAGCCGGTCCCGGGTGGCCTCGGCGATGGCGGCGGAGCGTTCCGCCCAGCGGCGCGCGAACGCCGGGTCGGTGCGCAGCCGCCGCGAGACCTCCAGTTGGCTGCCCAGCCAGCCGGTCGTGTCGGGGGAGACGGCCCGGGCGAGCAGGTCCCGCATCACCTGGACCAGGCCGTTGCGGGCGACCGTCTCCACCATGGCCGCCGCGTCGTCCTCGGCGACGGCGAGGAACAGCGAGTCCTTGTCCCGGAAGTGGTGGAAGATCGCGCCCCGGGACAGCCCGGTGGCCTCCTCCAGCCGCCGCACCGTGGCGCCCTCGTAGCCGTGCCGGGCGAAACAGGCCCGCGCCGCGGCGAGGATCTCCTGCCGGCGGGCGTCGAGCTGGTCCTGACTTACTCTGGGCACGGCACGATCGTGTCAGGTGGCCCGCCGCCACGCAAACCGTACGTACGGCTTGTAACGTGCCGGCAACGTGCCCCGCCCCCGGGCCGCGAACTCCGACCCGGCCCTGGCCACGGGCGGTGTCGGCGGGGCCCCGATGGGTGATCGGCCGACGGGTGGCCGGCTACCATCGCCCGGTGACGCCGTGCCTGCCGGCCCTGTCGGCGGGCGGCCCGTCTCCCTTAAGGTGCCCGAGTGCCGCTGCTCCTGCTGGATCTGGACAACACCCTGCTCGACCGGGCCGGGTCGTTCCGTGCCTGGGGTGAGCGCTTCCTGGACGGCATCGGCGCGCCGGTCACCGACATCGACTGGCTGGTGTCGATCGACGCCGACGGACTGACCGACCGGTGGGACGTGGCGGACGCGATCCGCGACCGGTACGGGCTGCTCATCTCCTCGCTGGACCTGGTGGAGGAGCTGCACGACGGGGTGGTGGCCAACACCCGGCTCGACCCGCTGGTGGCCTGCGCCCTGCGGATCGCCGACGACGCCGGTTGGGTGCCGGTGGTGGTGAGCAACGGCAGCGTCCGCCAGCAGGACGCGAAGATCCGCCGCACCGGCCTCGACCGGTACGTGGCCGACTGGGTCATCTCCGAGGAGGCCGGGGTCAGCAAGCCCAACCCGAGGATCTTCGCGCTGGCGGCCCGGCGGGTCCGGATGCCGCTGCGCGGCGCGTGGGTGGTGGGGGACAGCCCGGAGGCCGACATCGGCGGGGCGGCCGCCGTGGGCCTGCCCAGCGTCTGGCTGCACCGGGGCCGCCCCTGGACGGACACCCGCTTCGCCCCCACCTTCACGGTCGACGGCCTCATCGCCGCCATAGCCACCGTCCTCGCCGCCTGACCCCGCCCCCAACCGGATCCCCCTGCCCCCGGCGCGGGACACGGGCGGGGTGGGAGCGGGGGTTAATCGGTTGCCGGGGGCTGGGGGTGTGGTTCAGCATGGTGCCGCGCATCGGGCGTAGCCGGGTGGTCCCGGTCGAGGAGGGGAGGTCGGTCATGGCCGTCTTCGCAGGGATCTTCCACCTGCCTACACCAGCCTCGATCAAGGGATCACCAGCACAGTGCGTGACGACGACTTCCCGGCGCGCGGGCGCCGTGGCCGCGGCAAGAGCCGCTTCGACGACGACGAACCCCACTTCCTGAAGCGTGGCCGGCCCGCCGAGCCGGTCCTGACCGACCCGGACCCGGAGGCGGGCCCGGACGACGACGCCCCCGCCGGCGACGCCTGGTCCACCTGGGACCAGGCCGTGCACGGCCCCGAGCCACACCCCGGCTGGCTGGTCACCGAGCTGGCCGCCCGGGACACCGACCTCGGGGTGCTCAAGACCGGCAAGGAGGCGGACGTCCACCTGCTCCGCCGGGCCGTGCCGGACACCGACCGGTCCTGCCTGCTGGCGGTCAAGCGCTACCGCGACGCCCAGCACCGGCTGTTCCACCGCGACGCCGGCTACCTGGAGGGCCGTCGGGTGCGCCGGTCCCGGGAGAACCGGGCGATGGCCGGGCGCACCGCCTTCGGCCGGCAGATGATCGCCGGGCAGTGGGCCGCCGCCGAGTTCGCCGCCCTCTCCCGGCTCTGGGAGATCGGCGCCGAGCACGGCCGGATCGCCGTGCCGTACCCCGTGCAGCTGCTCGGCACCGAGCTGATGCTGGAGTTCGTCGGCGACCCCGACGAGGGGCTGGCCGCGCCGCGGCTGGCCCAGTGCCGGCCCGAGCCGGCCGAGCTGCGCTCGCTGTGGGAGCAACTGGTCGACGCCCTGGTGGTGCTGGCCCGGGCCGGCTTCGCCCACGGCGACCTGTCGCCGTACAACCTGCTGGTGCACGCGGGGCGGCTGGTCATGATCGACCTGCCGCAGGTGGTCGACGTGGTGGCCAACCCGCAGGGCCCCGAGTTCCTGGCCCGCGACGTGCGGGTGGTGGGGGCCTGGTTCACCTCGCGCGGCCTGCCGGCCGGCGACACCGACCCGGCGGCGCTGACCGCGCTGCTGCTGCGCGAGGCCGGCATCCGCTGAGCCACCCGCGTGGGTGCCGGGCCGGGCACCCACGCGGGGGCGGGAGCCTGGGGTCGGGGCGGTCGGCGACAGCCGGCCGCCCCCGCCGTCACTGGAGGTAGCGCTCCACCTCCGGGACCGGGCGTACGCCCTGGGCCTCGGGGTCGCCATGGGCCTGGCGGGCGGCCCGCCGCCGGCGCAGCAGGTCCCAGCACTGGTCCAGGGACTCCTCCAACGCGCGCAGCCGGTCCTGCTCGTCGGCGGTGCCGGACTCCTTCGTCTGCGCGGCCGCGCGGAGCCGGTGCTCCTCGTCCACCAGTTCGGAGATCCGGTTCAGGATGGTCTTGTCGTCCATGCCCCTGAGCCTGGCACAGCGGGTCGGGTCGCGCCCGCTTCTCCCGCGCGTCGGGTCCGGCGGACGGGGTCGCGGAGGCCGGAGCGCTGCGGTAGGTTGCCACGCGATGACGCCGACCGTGCGGCCGTTCGCCGACGCCGATGCCGACGCCGTGTCCGGGGTGTTGCGGGCGGGGCTGCCGCACCTGCTGGCCACGCCGGAGCTGCTGCGCTGGCAGGTCGCCCGGGCGCAGACCCCCGAGCGGTTCGGCGCGCTGGTGGCCGAGGTCGACGGGGTGCCGGTCGGGGTGGCCCGCACCGGGCTGCTGCACGAGAGCGCGGAGCCGGGGCGGGGCTTCGTCAACCTGACGGTGCGGCCGGACCGACGCGGCCGGGGCGCGGGTTCGGCCCTGCTCGCCGCCGCCGAACGGCGGCTCGTGGGGCTCGGCGTGACCACGGCGTACGCGATGGTCGACGACACCCCGGCGGACCTGGCCTTCGCCGAGCGGCACGGCTACCGGCGGGGCCGGCGGTCCCTGCTGCTGCGGTGCGACCTGTCCGTGCCGCCGCCGCCCCCGGCCCCCGGGCCCGGAGTGCGGCTGCTCGCCGCCGCCGACCTGCCCGACCCCCGCGCGCTCTACGCGGCCGACCTGGACGTCTCGCGCGACGAGCCGGGCGAGGTCAGCATGGACGAGATCGCGTACGCGGACTGGCTGGCGGCGTACTGGCACCGCCCGGACCTGGACCGGGAGCTGACCACGGTGGCCGTGGCGGACGGCGAGGTGGTCGCGTTCACGGTGGGGCTGACCGACAGCCGCCACGACCACCGGTGCGGGATGACCGGCACCCGTCGGCCGCATCGCCGGCGGGGCCTGGCCCGACTGGTCAAGCAGGCCGCCCTGCGGCGGGCGGCGGCGGCCGGGTTCCGGCACTCGGTGACCGTGAACGACGCCGGCAACGCGGCGATGCTCGGCCTCAACGAGACGCTCGGTTACCGGCCGGTTGCGGCACAGTGGCGCTACCGGCGGGATCTGCCCAGCTAGCAGGCCCGCGGCGGGTCCCTTGTGGGCGCGGGGAATTTCGCCCGCGAAAATTATTCCTCTCTCCCCTGGAGAAGTTGACCTGCTCAATGGCATGCTCGGGCGGGACCGTTACTTTCCACGGTCGTTCCGCGACGCACAGTTGACCAGGGGAGTGCACCACACGTGGTAACCCCACACCCGGCCCCCACCCGTGCTCGGCGGGCGAGATCCGTTCCGCTGCGGCACGTCGCGCCCGGCCTGCTCCGCGACCCCGTCCGCGCCCTCGTCGGGTTCGGCGAGCGGGCCGGCGGCGAGGTGGTCCGGCTCAACGTCGGCGCGTTCCGGCCCTACCTGGTGACCGATCCCGACCACGTGCAGCAGGTGCTGGGCGACCGCGCCGACAACTTCGGCCGGGCCGGCGACGGCGCGTTCTGGGGTCCGCTGCGCCGGCTGTTCGGCGACGGCATCCTCGGCGACGGTCCCGTGTGGTCGGACAGCCGGCGCATCCTCCAGCCGCTGTTCACCGCCCGGCGGGTCGAGTCGGTGCTGCCCCGGATGGCCGCCACGATCGTCGACGCGGTCGCCGAGCTGGACGCGCCGGCCCGCGCCGGCCGGCCCGTCGACATCGGTGCCGAGCAGGCCCGGATCGTGTGCCGGGCCGTCATGGAGACGTTCTTCGGCGACCGGATCTCGGCCACCGACGCGCTGCGCGTCATCCAGGCCCAGGACGCGATCGCCACCTCGGTGATCCCCCGGGTGCTGGTGC
This genomic window contains:
- a CDS encoding serine protein kinase RIO, with translation MRDDDFPARGRRGRGKSRFDDDEPHFLKRGRPAEPVLTDPDPEAGPDDDAPAGDAWSTWDQAVHGPEPHPGWLVTELAARDTDLGVLKTGKEADVHLLRRAVPDTDRSCLLAVKRYRDAQHRLFHRDAGYLEGRRVRRSRENRAMAGRTAFGRQMIAGQWAAAEFAALSRLWEIGAEHGRIAVPYPVQLLGTELMLEFVGDPDEGLAAPRLAQCRPEPAELRSLWEQLVDALVVLARAGFAHGDLSPYNLLVHAGRLVMIDLPQVVDVVANPQGPEFLARDVRVVGAWFTSRGLPAGDTDPAALTALLLREAGIR
- a CDS encoding HAD family hydrolase, translated to MPLLLLDLDNTLLDRAGSFRAWGERFLDGIGAPVTDIDWLVSIDADGLTDRWDVADAIRDRYGLLISSLDLVEELHDGVVANTRLDPLVACALRIADDAGWVPVVVSNGSVRQQDAKIRRTGLDRYVADWVISEEAGVSKPNPRIFALAARRVRMPLRGAWVVGDSPEADIGGAAAVGLPSVWLHRGRPWTDTRFAPTFTVDGLIAAIATVLAA
- a CDS encoding GNAT family N-acetyltransferase, whose amino-acid sequence is MTPTVRPFADADADAVSGVLRAGLPHLLATPELLRWQVARAQTPERFGALVAEVDGVPVGVARTGLLHESAEPGRGFVNLTVRPDRRGRGAGSALLAAAERRLVGLGVTTAYAMVDDTPADLAFAERHGYRRGRRSLLLRCDLSVPPPPPAPGPGVRLLAAADLPDPRALYAADLDVSRDEPGEVSMDEIAYADWLAAYWHRPDLDRELTTVAVADGEVVAFTVGLTDSRHDHRCGMTGTRRPHRRRGLARLVKQAALRRAAAAGFRHSVTVNDAGNAAMLGLNETLGYRPVAAQWRYRRDLPS
- a CDS encoding DUF2630 family protein; its protein translation is MDDKTILNRISELVDEEHRLRAAAQTKESGTADEQDRLRALEESLDQCWDLLRRRRAARQAHGDPEAQGVRPVPEVERYLQ
- a CDS encoding TetR/AcrR family transcriptional regulator; this translates as MPRVSQDQLDARRQEILAAARACFARHGYEGATVRRLEEATGLSRGAIFHHFRDKDSLFLAVAEDDAAAMVETVARNGLVQVMRDLLARAVSPDTTGWLGSQLEVSRRLRTDPAFARRWAERSAAIAEATRDRLARQRDAGVLREDVPIDVLARFLELAYDGLVLHLAMGRPAGDLGPVLDLVEEAVRRR